In Candidatus Hydrogenedentota bacterium, one genomic interval encodes:
- the ilvD gene encoding dihydroxy-acid dehydratase produces the protein MKEKTTSGHRKFSKSITETDARAPSRAMLRAVGFTDEDFKKSQVGIASTWSMVTPCNMHIDKLAREAETGVNEAGGKALIFGTITISDGISMGTEGMKYSLVSREVIADSIETVTGCEQFDGLIAIGGCDKNMPGAVMAMARLNRPAVFVYGGTILPGCVNGCESDIVSVFEAVGKHARGEINDQELLAIERKSIPGPGACGGMYTANTMACAIEALGLSLPNSSAQAAVSDAKREDCRRAGAAVMKCIENNLRPKDILTKKAFENAVTVVMALGGSTNAVLHLLAMAHAAGVKLSLNDFTRIGKRVPVVADLKPRGKHVMQALVNIGGVTPLMKALLDAGLLHGDCMTVTGKTLADNLRGVKPYPKSQSIIRPLSDPIKKDGHLTILYGNLAEEGAVAKLSGHEGLFFKGKARVYNAEEKALDAILNGTVKAGDVVVIRYEGPRGGPGMREMLAPTSAVIGRGLGNDVALITDGRFSGGSHGFVVGHITPEAQEGGLIALVKNGDIITIDATKRQITLEVSEEEIEQRRKLWKAPKPAYTRGVLAKYACLVSSASKGAVTDDHPEYCRKKTE, from the coding sequence ATGAAAGAGAAAACAACATCAGGACACCGCAAATTTTCCAAAAGCATTACAGAGACGGATGCCCGCGCACCAAGCCGTGCTATGCTGCGCGCTGTGGGATTCACCGACGAAGACTTTAAGAAAAGTCAAGTAGGAATTGCATCCACATGGAGTATGGTAACCCCGTGCAACATGCACATCGATAAATTGGCCCGCGAGGCAGAAACAGGTGTCAATGAAGCGGGCGGCAAAGCCCTTATTTTCGGTACCATTACGATTTCCGACGGGATATCCATGGGAACGGAAGGAATGAAATATTCATTGGTATCCCGGGAAGTTATCGCAGACTCCATTGAAACGGTTACCGGCTGTGAGCAATTTGACGGCTTGATCGCTATTGGCGGCTGCGACAAAAATATGCCGGGAGCAGTAATGGCTATGGCGCGCCTAAACCGGCCCGCCGTCTTCGTTTATGGCGGTACCATTCTCCCCGGCTGTGTCAACGGCTGCGAATCAGACATCGTTTCCGTTTTTGAAGCGGTAGGCAAACATGCCCGCGGGGAAATCAACGATCAGGAATTGTTGGCTATTGAGCGCAAATCAATCCCCGGACCGGGCGCTTGCGGCGGCATGTATACGGCCAATACCATGGCGTGCGCCATTGAAGCCTTGGGCCTCAGCCTTCCCAACAGTTCCGCTCAAGCCGCTGTATCTGATGCAAAGCGCGAAGACTGTCGACGCGCAGGCGCGGCGGTTATGAAGTGCATCGAAAATAACCTACGGCCCAAAGATATCCTGACCAAGAAAGCCTTTGAAAATGCGGTCACCGTCGTGATGGCGCTCGGCGGATCCACCAATGCCGTGCTCCATCTGTTGGCGATGGCCCATGCGGCAGGCGTAAAACTGAGCCTCAACGATTTCACCCGCATTGGGAAACGGGTTCCCGTAGTGGCCGATTTAAAACCCAGAGGTAAACATGTGATGCAGGCACTGGTCAATATTGGCGGTGTTACGCCGCTCATGAAAGCTTTGTTGGATGCCGGCTTATTGCATGGCGACTGCATGACTGTGACCGGCAAAACCTTGGCTGACAATCTGCGCGGTGTTAAACCTTACCCGAAAAGCCAAAGCATTATCCGGCCTTTGTCCGATCCCATCAAAAAAGATGGACATCTAACTATTCTATATGGAAATTTGGCGGAAGAAGGGGCCGTTGCGAAATTGTCTGGCCACGAAGGGTTGTTCTTCAAAGGGAAAGCGCGCGTCTATAACGCTGAAGAAAAGGCTCTTGATGCCATCCTGAACGGAACCGTGAAAGCGGGCGATGTGGTGGTAATACGTTATGAAGGACCCCGAGGCGGCCCCGGTATGCGTGAGATGCTTGCCCCCACATCGGCAGTCATTGGGCGCGGGTTGGGCAATGATGTGGCGTTAATCACAGACGGCCGATTCTCCGGCGGCAGCCATGGATTTGTCGTGGGCCATATCACGCCCGAAGCCCAAGAAGGCGGGCTCATCGCTTTGGTTAAAAATGGAGATATCATCACCATAGATGCCACCAAGCGGCAGATCACGTTGGAGGTGTCGGAAGAAGAAATTGAACAGCGCAGAAAGCTCTGGAAAGCGCCGAAACCCGCCTATACACGCGGTGTTCTGGCGAAGTATGCCTGTCTTGTGTCTTCCGCATCGAAAGGTGCCGTCACCGATGATCATCCGGAATATTGTCGGAAAAAGACGGAATAG